The stretch of DNA GGTGTTGTAATCTCACGCTCAATGGTTATGGTTCGACCCATCAAATTGTATTTAGCTTCTGGTGCGATGGCTAGAACAGCTTCATACGCCTTGTCATTGGCACGCGTAATGAGAATGTTGTTTTCTTTTGCCAAAAGTCTTTGGGTGATTTGAGCAATCTGATCAGGTGTTTTACTCTCACCATAAATGACTTCGGGATAGCCCAAACGAACACCTCTGTGGTGATCTATTTTGGCAAAGTCCAACTCTTCAAAGGGCTCACCTTTGATTTTTTGCATCGCATCGGCAATGCTCACATCGCCATTTTTAACCGCTTCTAAAAGCTTTTCGATTCCTTGTCCGCACATCTTAAGCGCTCTTTTCACTGCGTGATTCTGCGATAGAACCTTGTCGGTATCCCTCTAAATCAAGCGTTACATGTAAAAAACCAAGTGACTTCAAATGATCTCTCAGCTCTTTCATACGTGCATCATTCACAAAGCGAATCATTTCGCTCTCTGGCATCTCAATACGTGCCAATCCATCGACGTAGCGTACACGAATATGCCCATAACCTTGGGATATCATATACCCCTCAGCATCGGCAACCATCAACAAAGCTTTATCGTTAATGGTCTGATTGTAAGGAAAACGTGTAAGCAAACACGCATAAGAGGGTTTATCCCACGTGCTAAGACCAATCTCTTTTGAAAGGGCTCGAATCTCACGTTTGGTCAGCCCAGCATCCAATAGGGGTGTTTTGATACCCAGTTCGCCAAGTGCAACACGACCGGGTCTAAACTCTTTTGTATCATCCACATTGCTTCCTTCGGCAACCGCACTAAAACTTTTTTGCTGTGTAAAATCAAGAAGTGAAGAGAAAAGGGCATGTTTACAAATATAACAACGATTGTTAGGATTGCTCTTAACCGCCTCAATCCACGGCTTTTTAACCACTTCGTGTTGTACACCAATCTCTTTGGCAATACGCACGGCATCAGCAATCTCCCAATTTGCAATATACGGCGTTGAAGCAGTAATCCCAATGGCTTTATCTCCTAAAACATCGTAAGCAGTTTTAAGTAAAAAACTACTATCGACACCGCCTGAAAAGGCAACCAAAAGACTGTCATAGGAAGCAATAATCTCTTTTAAATGTTCGTATTTTTTATACATCTCTTTTTCTCTCTTTCATCGCAACGGTAACACTTTCATAGACATGTAAAATGGGAAGCTGGTATTTTAGCGCTGCTTGTTTGCATTCTTCGTATTCGGCTTTGTATTTGAGCATTTTTCCACCCATAAAGACACATTTCACATGAATCTCTCCGTAAGGCGTTGTAACACTGATAATCTCACGATCTAAGGCTACTTTTTCAACACGTTGACGTCTAAGCCCTATGGATGTCGTCTCCGAAAAGATCACCTCCATCGCCTCAGCTTCTTTCTCAGCGCTAACTAAAACACTGAGTTTCACGCCCAAACGGTTTTTCTTCGTTGTAATCGCTGTTGTATAGACATCTTTCACGCCTATTGCAAACAATCTTTCTTGTACGTAAGAGAGTATTTCAGGGCTCATATCATCAAGATTAGTCTCTAAAACAATCTCTTCATCCACGGGCACGGCATCTTCTTCGATTTCACCTAAAAGCACACGCAACACATTAGGAATCGCAAAATCTTTGTGACCAATGCCATAACCAATCTTCTCGATCATAAAAGATGATTTTTCACAAAATTCGTCTACATTGGCTTTAATGATCGCAGCGCCTGTGGGTGTTGTTGTCTCAGAGGGTACACGACCCAAAGTCACAGGTACATTTTTTAAAATCTCAAGTGTCGCGGGAGCGGGAACAGGCAGTGTACCATGAGCACACTGCACAAACCCACCACCTAGCTCAATTTTAGAAGCGATAATTTTGTTTACATGTAAAGCTTCCAAACAGATCGCAGAGCCTACAATATCAACAATAGAATCGATTGCTCCCACTTCATGAAAGCCTACATCTTGAGGCTCTTTACCATGTATTTTTCCTTCAGCTAATGCCACGCACCAAAACATTTTTAAACTTCGCTCTTTAACGGCATCACTTAAAGCGCTCTTTTGAATCAACGCTTCAATGCTCTTAAAGGTACGATGTTCATGATGATGGCGCGCATGAGAATGAGAGTGCGGATGAACATGCCATCCACTCTGCTGATGTGGTGTCAATGTGACATTCACTTTCGTTCCGCTAATGCCCATTTTAGACGCTCGTTGTATATCAAGACTAAACGCAGCATCTAAAGAAAGCTTGGAGAGCTCTTGCTTTAGGTAGTCACTCTCTACACCCAAATCAAGCATCGCTCCAAGGTGCATATCGCCGCTAATACCGCTAAAGCAGTCATAATATAAAACTCTCACTAGACCTCTTTTTTACGTTATTTTGTCACAAGTTTTGGAACAGTAATCGAACCAAATGGAAGCACAATGATGCTTGCATCTGCACCTTTTTCTTTGATCGCT from Sulfurospirillum arsenophilum NBRC 109478 encodes:
- the larC gene encoding nickel pincer cofactor biosynthesis protein LarC, producing MRVLYYDCFSGISGDMHLGAMLDLGVESDYLKQELSKLSLDAAFSLDIQRASKMGISGTKVNVTLTPHQQSGWHVHPHSHSHARHHHEHRTFKSIEALIQKSALSDAVKERSLKMFWCVALAEGKIHGKEPQDVGFHEVGAIDSIVDIVGSAICLEALHVNKIIASKIELGGGFVQCAHGTLPVPAPATLEILKNVPVTLGRVPSETTTPTGAAIIKANVDEFCEKSSFMIEKIGYGIGHKDFAIPNVLRVLLGEIEEDAVPVDEEIVLETNLDDMSPEILSYVQERLFAIGVKDVYTTAITTKKNRLGVKLSVLVSAEKEAEAMEVIFSETTSIGLRRQRVEKVALDREIISVTTPYGEIHVKCVFMGGKMLKYKAEYEECKQAALKYQLPILHVYESVTVAMKERKRDV
- the larE gene encoding ATP-dependent sacrificial sulfur transferase LarE, yielding MYKKYEHLKEIIASYDSLLVAFSGGVDSSFLLKTAYDVLGDKAIGITASTPYIANWEIADAVRIAKEIGVQHEVVKKPWIEAVKSNPNNRCYICKHALFSSLLDFTQQKSFSAVAEGSNVDDTKEFRPGRVALGELGIKTPLLDAGLTKREIRALSKEIGLSTWDKPSYACLLTRFPYNQTINDKALLMVADAEGYMISQGYGHIRVRYVDGLARIEMPESEMIRFVNDARMKELRDHLKSLGFLHVTLDLEGYRQGSIAESRSEKSA